One segment of Dolichospermum sp. DET69 DNA contains the following:
- a CDS encoding AAA family ATPase has translation MHIQRIQVPDFRALKNVDITFEKEFTPRIFPLGSQNGGGKSTLLQLIFVLLHCSGNPDRFEFIQNLLHGFEVNDESGKRTLAIIDIWDGSKTVKLDFFICSESYILKLLEQDYDDDEIKSVSFYEEKSEKYINLYFIYSFQTAQNFIGRFICQFDGDEIFKLLIELSNKIFLTAHVSQIFLFLQPDNRKSLFKKQENNQTNYYQQIKTANSKLPGFFTYDFLSIDILIEAFKKARDDDFKQAVEKGGNYGNNYVKLLDELNNLLSNKKINVQPDLSGINFKIDGDETELYPEDLSHGELKRLCIYMWLKHNKIEDAIVLMDELEISFHPDWQYQIVRDLEEWGATNQYILATHSYELCNAVTPAHVKELDPKLQGRTIQ, from the coding sequence ATGCACATACAAAGAATCCAAGTACCTGATTTTCGAGCTTTAAAAAATGTAGATATTACTTTTGAGAAAGAATTTACTCCGCGTATTTTTCCCCTTGGTAGTCAAAATGGAGGGGGTAAAAGTACATTGTTACAGTTGATTTTTGTTTTATTACACTGTTCTGGTAATCCTGATAGATTCGAGTTTATTCAAAATCTACTACATGGGTTTGAGGTTAATGATGAGTCGGGGAAAAGGACATTAGCTATTATTGATATTTGGGATGGTAGTAAAACTGTAAAACTTGATTTTTTTATTTGTAGTGAATCTTATATTTTAAAATTACTGGAACAAGATTATGACGATGATGAAATTAAATCAGTTAGTTTTTATGAGGAAAAATCAGAAAAATATATTAATTTATACTTTATTTATAGTTTTCAGACTGCTCAAAACTTTATAGGGAGATTTATTTGTCAATTCGATGGAGATGAAATATTTAAATTGCTCATTGAATTATCAAACAAAATATTTTTAACTGCTCACGTTTCACAAATATTCCTATTTTTACAACCAGACAACAGAAAATCCTTATTTAAAAAACAGGAAAACAATCAAACTAACTATTATCAACAAATTAAAACAGCTAATTCTAAATTACCTGGATTTTTTACCTATGATTTCTTATCAATAGACATTCTGATTGAAGCATTCAAAAAAGCACGAGATGATGATTTTAAACAAGCTGTCGAAAAAGGGGGAAATTATGGTAATAATTATGTAAAATTATTAGATGAACTCAATAATCTTTTAAGTAACAAGAAAATTAATGTACAACCTGATTTATCTGGAATTAATTTTAAAATTGATGGTGATGAAACAGAACTTTATCCAGAAGATTTAAGTCATGGAGAATTAAAAAGATTATGTATATATATGTGGTTAAAACATAATAAGATAGAAGATGCTATTGTATTAATGGATGAATTAGAAATATCATTTCACCCAGATTGGCAATATCAAATAGTTAGAGATTTAGAAGAATGGGGTGCGACTAATCAATATATTCTTGCAACACATTCTTATGAATTATGTAATGCAGTTACACCTGCTCATGTTAAGGAATTAGATCCAAAATTACAAGGAAGAACAATTCAATAA
- a CDS encoding macro domain-containing protein produces MLKYTDTTVFNVSAQTIVNTVNCVGVMGAGLALECQLRFPEMFQDYAERCKSKSVKIGKPYLYRSYGNPWIMNFPTKNHWKYPSKIEWIEQGLDYFAKNYERGCIQSIAFPKLGCDKGGLNWRDVQTIMENYLQNLNIDIYICLDRESEATGIEGVMTELLNNKQNTFWADKLGIKNDISRKILESLPIKRFRDLGKIEGVGKQTYRDIFKFLYSVAVQEDSISNQDHEISNVSHLIFPVNTSVEVTKIGDIALTQTEDKNATNKPIIIKSNGGYKLDTKRRNYLICELKNSVGLDFNELHKLKWCDFITDELTGQIAVFGKAISSSIWQEIQLMKNNSNLESHVFYNSKNASKLPVETIKKIIRDATKKTEDVNKLNSQILQDIPEKQLELNLTY; encoded by the coding sequence ATGTTAAAATACACTGATACCACCGTGTTTAATGTTAGCGCACAAACTATAGTAAATACAGTCAATTGCGTAGGTGTTATGGGAGCAGGATTAGCACTAGAATGTCAATTGCGTTTTCCAGAAATGTTTCAAGATTATGCAGAAAGATGCAAAAGCAAGTCTGTCAAAATTGGTAAACCATATTTATATCGGTCCTATGGTAATCCTTGGATAATGAATTTTCCCACAAAAAATCATTGGAAATATCCTTCAAAAATTGAATGGATAGAACAAGGTTTAGATTATTTTGCCAAAAATTATGAACGAGGATGTATTCAATCAATTGCTTTTCCAAAACTGGGCTGCGATAAAGGAGGATTGAATTGGAGAGATGTTCAAACCATAATGGAGAATTATCTTCAAAACCTTAATATAGATATATATATATGTCTTGACCGTGAATCAGAAGCAACTGGAATTGAAGGTGTGATGACTGAATTATTGAACAATAAACAAAATACTTTCTGGGCTGATAAATTAGGTATAAAAAATGATATATCAAGAAAAATATTAGAATCTTTACCAATCAAAAGATTTAGAGATTTAGGTAAAATTGAAGGAGTTGGTAAGCAAACCTACAGAGACATATTTAAGTTTTTATATTCAGTTGCAGTTCAAGAAGATTCTATCTCCAATCAAGACCATGAAATATCAAATGTGAGTCATCTAATATTTCCTGTTAATACTTCAGTAGAAGTAACAAAAATAGGTGATATTGCACTCACCCAAACAGAAGATAAAAATGCCACTAATAAACCTATCATTATTAAATCTAACGGTGGTTATAAATTAGATACAAAACGGCGTAATTATCTAATATGCGAACTTAAAAATTCAGTAGGTTTAGATTTTAATGAATTACACAAACTTAAATGGTGTGATTTCATAACTGACGAACTTACTGGACAAATAGCTGTATTTGGTAAGGCTATTTCATCATCAATATGGCAAGAAATTCAATTAATGAAGAATAATTCAAATTTAGAGTCTCATGTATTTTATAATAGTAAAAATGCAAGTAAATTACCAGTTGAGACTATAAAAAAAATTATTCGTGATGCTACAAAAAAAACTGAAGATGTTAACAAGTTAAATTCTCAAATATTACAAGATATTCCAGAGAAGCAACTAGAGTTAAATTTAACTTACTAA
- a CDS encoding DUF4433 domain-containing protein — MNSNFPYQYLEKYNIKYLYHMTAISNLPSILQHGLLSHNEAHKLGLVTDISDPTVQYLRSNRIINDIELHNYVPFYFSPRNPMLYVKREIQNQIVFLGVDPCLLFQSTTIFSNGNAASLDTKFYRGVSLLDNLPWDIINAGYWNDIPDGKRIKCAEILVYPKVYINKILKIFCCLPNQVEQVRAIIDSLSIDVNIVVEINRNLYFF, encoded by the coding sequence ATGAATAGCAATTTCCCATATCAATATCTTGAAAAATATAATATCAAGTACCTTTATCACATGACCGCTATTAGCAATCTACCTTCCATATTACAACATGGACTATTATCACATAATGAGGCTCATAAGTTAGGTCTGGTAACAGATATATCTGATCCAACTGTACAGTATCTCAGAAGTAATCGTATAATTAATGATATAGAATTACATAATTATGTACCTTTTTATTTTTCTCCAAGAAATCCCATGCTTTATGTGAAAAGAGAAATACAAAACCAAATAGTTTTTCTTGGTGTAGATCCTTGTTTACTTTTTCAGTCAACAACAATATTTTCCAATGGTAATGCTGCTTCTCTTGACACTAAATTCTATCGAGGTGTATCTTTACTAGATAATCTACCTTGGGATATAATTAATGCAGGATATTGGAATGATATTCCTGATGGTAAAAGAATAAAATGTGCTGAAATTCTGGTATATCCTAAAGTTTATATTAACAAGATTTTGAAGATATTTTGTTGTTTACCAAATCAAGTCGAACAAGTTAGAGCTATTATTGACTCACTTTCAATAGATGTTAATATTGTAGTGGAGATAAATCGAAATCTATATTTTTTCTGA
- the leuS gene encoding leucine--tRNA ligase, whose amino-acid sequence MESPQKTLYQPAAIEEKWQQIWAELGLDKTPQDQNKPKFYALSMFPYPSGSLHMGHVRNYTITDVIARLKRMQGYRVLHPMGWDAFGLPAENAAIDRGVPPAKWTYQNIAQMRQQLQRLGLSLDWETELATCSPDYYKWTQWIFLQFLEAGLAYQREAAVNWDPIDQTVLANEQVDNEGRSWRSGAIVERKLLRQWFFKITDYAEELLNDLDKLTGWPERVKLMQANWIGKSTGAYLEFPIVGLDEKIGVYTTRPDTIYGVSYVVLAPEHPLTQVITTSEQKAAVEAFIKEVSNQSELERTAEDKPKRGIPTGGKVINPFTGEEVPVWIADYVLYEYGTGAVMGVPAHDVRDFKFAKEQNLAIKVVIVPEVGAEETLKSAYTEAGILVNSGDFNGINSIDAKKAIIEFAEKQNFGKLRIQYRLRDWLISRQRYWGAPIPVIHCPECGIVPVPDKDLPVQLPEDIELSGRGGSPLAQLESWVNVPCPTCGTPAKRETDTMDTFIDSSWYFLRYPDAKNEEKIFDSGKVNDWMPVDQYVGGIEHAILHLLYSRFFTKVLRDRGLFNFDEPFQRLLTQGMVQGLTYMNPNKGGKDKWIPSNLVDANNPVDPQTGEPLQRLYATMSKSKGNGVAPEDVINKYGIDTARMFILFKAPPEKDLEWDEADVEGQFRFLNRVWRLVTDYAASPKQLTTDNGQLTKAEKDLRRFIHIAIQAITEDVEDEYQFNTAISELMKLSNALTDADCHNSPIYAEGIQTLVIMLAPFAPHIGDELWQLLGNKNSVHTQTWPSFDPAALIADEITLVIQIMGKTRGSIQVPSQADKGELEKYARESEVAQRYIEGKEIKKVIVVPGKLVNFVLG is encoded by the coding sequence GTGGAGTCCCCCCAAAAAACGTTATACCAACCAGCCGCAATTGAGGAAAAATGGCAACAAATATGGGCAGAGCTTGGCTTAGATAAAACGCCTCAAGATCAAAACAAGCCAAAATTCTACGCGCTTTCCATGTTTCCTTACCCATCCGGTAGCTTGCACATGGGTCACGTCCGTAACTACACAATTACAGATGTGATTGCCCGCCTCAAACGAATGCAAGGGTATCGGGTATTACATCCAATGGGTTGGGATGCTTTCGGACTACCCGCAGAAAACGCCGCCATTGATAGAGGTGTACCCCCTGCCAAATGGACTTATCAAAATATTGCCCAAATGCGGCAACAATTACAGCGTCTGGGTTTATCCTTAGATTGGGAAACTGAACTTGCTACCTGTTCCCCCGATTATTATAAATGGACACAGTGGATTTTTCTGCAATTTCTCGAAGCTGGTTTAGCATATCAAAGAGAAGCCGCAGTTAATTGGGACCCCATAGACCAAACTGTATTAGCAAACGAACAAGTTGATAATGAAGGACGTTCCTGGCGCAGTGGTGCAATAGTTGAACGTAAATTACTACGTCAATGGTTTTTTAAGATTACCGACTACGCCGAAGAATTATTAAATGATTTGGATAAACTCACAGGTTGGCCTGAGCGAGTCAAATTAATGCAAGCCAACTGGATAGGAAAATCCACTGGTGCATATTTAGAATTTCCTATTGTCGGATTAGATGAAAAAATCGGCGTTTATACCACTCGTCCCGACACTATTTATGGCGTGAGTTACGTTGTATTAGCTCCAGAACACCCCTTAACTCAGGTTATTACCACATCAGAACAAAAAGCGGCGGTAGAAGCCTTTATCAAGGAAGTCAGCAACCAAAGCGAGTTAGAAAGAACAGCAGAAGATAAACCAAAACGGGGTATTCCTACAGGTGGGAAGGTTATTAACCCCTTTACTGGGGAAGAAGTACCCGTATGGATTGCAGATTATGTTCTCTATGAATATGGTACAGGTGCGGTAATGGGTGTACCAGCCCATGATGTCCGAGATTTCAAATTTGCCAAAGAACAAAATTTAGCTATCAAAGTGGTAATTGTTCCCGAAGTTGGTGCAGAAGAAACTTTAAAATCAGCCTATACAGAAGCGGGAATTTTAGTTAATTCCGGTGACTTTAATGGCATAAATTCAATAGATGCCAAAAAAGCCATTATCGAATTTGCCGAAAAACAAAACTTTGGTAAATTAAGAATACAATATCGCCTCCGAGATTGGTTAATTTCTCGACAACGTTATTGGGGCGCACCTATCCCTGTTATTCACTGTCCTGAATGTGGAATTGTGCCAGTACCAGATAAAGATTTACCTGTCCAATTACCCGAAGATATTGAATTAAGTGGTCGGGGTGGTTCACCTTTAGCACAGTTAGAAAGTTGGGTAAATGTCCCTTGTCCAACTTGCGGTACTCCTGCAAAAAGGGAAACCGATACAATGGATACTTTTATTGATTCTTCTTGGTATTTCTTGCGTTATCCTGACGCAAAGAATGAGGAAAAGATTTTTGATTCTGGTAAAGTAAATGATTGGATGCCGGTTGATCAATATGTGGGCGGAATTGAACACGCAATTTTACATTTATTGTATTCGCGGTTCTTCACTAAGGTATTAAGAGATAGAGGTTTATTCAACTTTGATGAACCATTTCAACGCCTATTAACTCAGGGAATGGTACAGGGTTTAACTTACATGAACCCGAATAAAGGTGGTAAGGATAAATGGATTCCTTCTAATTTGGTTGATGCTAATAATCCTGTAGATCCACAAACTGGAGAACCTTTACAACGTCTGTATGCTACCATGTCTAAATCAAAAGGCAATGGTGTTGCACCGGAAGATGTGATTAATAAATATGGCATTGATACGGCGCGAATGTTCATTTTATTTAAAGCGCCTCCTGAAAAAGATTTAGAATGGGATGAGGCTGATGTTGAGGGACAATTCCGCTTTTTAAATCGGGTTTGGCGGTTGGTAACAGATTATGCTGCAAGTCCAAAACAACTGACAACTGACAACGGACAACTGACAAAAGCCGAAAAAGATTTACGTCGCTTCATTCATATTGCTATTCAAGCAATTACGGAAGATGTAGAAGATGAATATCAATTTAATACTGCAATTTCGGAATTGATGAAGTTAAGTAATGCGTTGACTGATGCTGATTGTCATAATTCACCAATTTACGCGGAAGGTATTCAAACTTTGGTGATTATGTTAGCGCCTTTTGCCCCGCATATTGGTGATGAATTATGGCAGTTATTGGGGAATAAAAACTCTGTGCATACCCAAACTTGGCCAAGTTTTGATCCTGCGGCTTTGATAGCTGATGAAATTACTTTGGTAATTCAAATTATGGGTAAAACTCGCGGTTCTATTCAAGTTCCTTCTCAAGCTGATAAAGGGGAGTTGGAAAAATATGCGCGGGAGTCTGAGGTTGCACAGCGTTATATTGAAGGGAAGGAAATCAAGAAGGTAATTGTTGTTCCTGGTAAGTTGGTGAATTTCGTTTTAGGATAG